One stretch of Methylopila sp. 73B DNA includes these proteins:
- a CDS encoding biliverdin-producing heme oxygenase, with the protein MTTLDLSHSRPGLTARLKGQTHEAHGGLDAAIMAKRPFADRERYGRFLAVQHAFHRDVDALYVDPALGRLLPGLATLRRLPLVVQDRADLGPSGPEPAGEPVFREGQPHDLAASLGWLYVAEGSNLGAAFLLKEAAKLGLSDTFGARHLAPAAEGRGLHWRTFAAALDDVHLSEDEGRRATEGAAAAFERVRVLVKTTFA; encoded by the coding sequence ATGACGACGCTCGACCTCTCGCACTCCCGCCCCGGGCTTACGGCGCGCCTCAAGGGCCAGACGCACGAGGCGCACGGCGGGCTCGACGCCGCGATCATGGCCAAGCGGCCGTTTGCGGACCGCGAGCGCTACGGGCGGTTTCTGGCCGTCCAGCACGCCTTTCACCGGGACGTGGACGCGCTCTACGTCGATCCCGCGCTCGGCCGGCTGTTGCCCGGACTGGCGACGCTCCGGCGGCTGCCGCTCGTCGTCCAGGACCGCGCCGATCTCGGACCGAGCGGCCCGGAGCCCGCAGGCGAGCCCGTCTTCCGGGAAGGCCAGCCCCACGACCTCGCCGCCTCGCTCGGCTGGCTCTATGTGGCGGAGGGCTCGAACCTGGGGGCGGCCTTCCTGCTCAAGGAAGCGGCCAAGCTCGGCCTGTCGGACACTTTCGGGGCCCGCCACCTGGCGCCCGCCGCCGAGGGCCGGGGGCTGCACTGGCGGACCTTCGCGGCGGCGCTCGACGACGTTCACCTGTCGGAAGACGAGGGCCGCCGGGCGACCGAGGGCGCGGCGGCGGCGTTCGAGAGAGTTCGCGTGCTGGTCAAAACGACGTTTGCGTGA
- a CDS encoding TonB-dependent receptor, with protein sequence MGCGDDRYGRRGRTGALIAALTASASAFVGATAAPSAAWAQSAAQTTFSAPAGPLSRTLATFGRQAGLQVTYLTALGAGKTSAGFTGTATPQRALAQILRGTGLTYAFTNASTVSIRDAAADGGAPEGAPAADGSLVLDPIDVTGRGGTAAAAADAPYATPGSVSHISREQLDRAPGNSTGDVFVSTPGVIAAGNRVGASIDPNIRGLQGNGRVNTTVDGARQTSSSYRGYVGSRDETYVDPDMIGGIDISKGPSTGAGVGGVGGTINFRTLSPEDLIKDGESWGGRIKASLSGNASGEGEEGVRPPNGDRPGLFDGDGRSGSVAVAGRTETFEAIAAYSRRRQGNYFTGEHAKDGIRFTAGPDGAANTIVGPKSEAPNTSQDVESVLLKGKAKWGDGQSLELGYMRYDNRHGEISELQFAPWLASAQNPLSHTKVDTYTAKYRYNPDDNPLLNVRTNLWYSNLDVEHGLGRGPGLNGNRDHSMRTVGGDIGNTAVLDTSLGALTIDGGAEFVRENSDAVEFQGAIALPGGGFDFNGRQSWNVPGRRNMYSGFASGNLALTDWLSVGGGGRLDGYDSRGEGYAAEFRERSGSRFSPNANVTVTPLEGVQLYAQYKEGYRPPTLRESYWRYGTTVTPNPDVKPELSQTHEIGLNVLRNDVLRDGDKARFKAAYFFNRYKNYVVRSPTDPLQPFGLYSFNNIDRADFEGVELSGGYDAGVFFVEAAVTKYVDIKYCDGGKGCSLPSINFFSPDPSLGAAANYVPPEYSGSVTAGVRLFDQALTLGGRLHFASERFGDKWKDAKNVPGQVGYQFTWPSYQVFDLFASYKYKDDLVIDLGIENVTDRYYFGGLSSVGIASPGRTARGSVTYRF encoded by the coding sequence ATGGGGTGCGGGGACGATCGGTATGGACGGCGCGGCCGAACCGGGGCGCTCATCGCGGCGCTGACGGCGTCGGCCTCGGCGTTCGTCGGGGCGACGGCGGCTCCGTCCGCGGCCTGGGCGCAAAGCGCCGCGCAGACGACCTTCTCGGCGCCCGCCGGCCCGCTGTCCCGGACGCTCGCGACGTTCGGGCGACAGGCGGGCCTGCAGGTCACCTATCTGACGGCGCTCGGCGCCGGGAAGACCTCGGCCGGCTTCACCGGAACCGCGACGCCGCAGCGGGCGCTTGCGCAGATCCTGCGGGGCACCGGCCTGACCTACGCCTTCACAAACGCCAGCACAGTGTCGATCCGCGACGCCGCAGCGGACGGTGGTGCGCCTGAGGGCGCCCCGGCGGCGGACGGCTCGCTAGTGCTTGATCCGATCGACGTCACCGGCCGGGGCGGCACGGCCGCCGCGGCGGCCGACGCGCCGTACGCGACGCCGGGCTCCGTCTCCCACATCTCGCGGGAGCAACTCGACCGCGCGCCCGGCAACTCGACGGGCGACGTGTTCGTCTCCACGCCGGGCGTCATCGCCGCCGGCAACCGGGTCGGAGCCTCGATCGACCCGAACATCCGCGGCCTGCAGGGCAACGGGCGGGTGAACACCACGGTCGACGGCGCCCGCCAGACCTCGAGCTCGTATCGCGGCTATGTGGGCAGCCGCGATGAGACTTATGTCGACCCGGACATGATCGGCGGGATCGACATCAGCAAGGGGCCGAGCACGGGCGCCGGCGTCGGCGGCGTCGGCGGAACGATCAACTTCCGGACCCTGTCGCCGGAGGACCTGATCAAGGACGGCGAGAGCTGGGGCGGCAGGATCAAGGCGAGCCTGAGCGGGAACGCCTCCGGCGAGGGTGAGGAAGGAGTCCGTCCCCCGAACGGCGACCGTCCGGGCCTCTTCGACGGGGACGGGCGGTCGGGCAGCGTCGCGGTCGCAGGCCGGACCGAGACCTTCGAGGCGATCGCGGCCTACTCCCGGCGGCGCCAGGGCAACTACTTCACGGGCGAGCACGCCAAGGACGGGATCCGCTTCACGGCGGGGCCGGACGGCGCCGCCAACACGATCGTCGGGCCGAAGTCCGAGGCGCCGAACACCTCGCAGGACGTCGAGTCGGTGCTGCTCAAGGGCAAGGCCAAGTGGGGCGACGGCCAGTCGCTCGAACTCGGCTACATGCGCTACGACAACAGACATGGCGAGATCAGCGAGCTGCAGTTCGCGCCGTGGCTCGCGTCCGCCCAGAATCCGCTGTCGCACACCAAGGTCGACACCTACACCGCGAAGTACCGCTACAATCCTGACGACAACCCACTGCTGAACGTCCGCACAAACCTCTGGTACTCCAACCTCGACGTCGAGCATGGGCTCGGGCGCGGGCCAGGGCTGAACGGCAACCGCGACCACAGCATGAGGACGGTCGGCGGCGACATCGGCAACACGGCGGTGCTCGACACCAGCCTCGGCGCGCTCACGATCGACGGCGGCGCCGAGTTCGTGCGTGAGAACAGCGACGCCGTGGAATTCCAGGGGGCGATCGCGCTCCCCGGAGGAGGTTTCGATTTCAACGGGCGGCAAAGCTGGAACGTGCCCGGCCGACGGAACATGTATTCGGGCTTCGCGAGCGGCAATCTCGCGCTGACGGACTGGCTGTCGGTCGGCGGTGGCGGGCGTCTCGACGGCTATGACTCCCGCGGCGAAGGTTACGCGGCGGAGTTCCGCGAGCGCAGCGGCTCCCGCTTCAGCCCGAACGCCAACGTCACGGTCACGCCGCTCGAGGGCGTGCAGCTCTACGCGCAGTATAAGGAGGGCTACCGCCCGCCGACGCTGCGCGAAAGCTACTGGCGCTACGGCACGACCGTGACGCCCAATCCCGACGTCAAGCCGGAACTGTCGCAGACCCACGAGATCGGCCTTAACGTGCTGCGGAACGACGTGCTTCGGGACGGCGACAAGGCGCGGTTCAAGGCCGCCTACTTCTTCAACCGCTACAAGAACTATGTCGTGCGCTCGCCGACCGATCCTCTCCAGCCTTTCGGTCTCTATTCCTTCAACAACATCGACAGGGCGGACTTCGAGGGCGTCGAGCTTTCAGGCGGATACGACGCCGGCGTCTTCTTCGTCGAGGCCGCCGTCACAAAATACGTCGACATCAAGTACTGCGACGGCGGCAAGGGATGCAGCCTGCCCTCGATCAACTTTTTCTCGCCGGATCCGTCGCTCGGAGCCGCCGCGAATTACGTGCCGCCGGAGTATTCCGGCAGCGTGACGGCGGGCGTGCGCCTGTTCGACCAGGCGCTGACGCTCGGAGGCCGCTTGCACTTTGCGTCGGAGCGCTTCGGCGACAAGTGGAAGGACGCGAAGAACGTGCCTGGCCAGGTCGGGTATCAGTTCACTTGGCCGTCCTACCAGGTGTTCGACCTGTTTGCGTCGTACAAGTACAAGGATGATCTGGTCATCGACCTTGGGATAGAGAACGTGACCGACCGGTACTATTTCGGCGGTCTGTCGTCGGTCGGCATCGCCTCGCCCGGCCGGACGGCGCGCGGCTCGGTCACATATCGGTTCTGA
- a CDS encoding FecR domain-containing protein encodes MTDTQHDPSRLIDEAIDLVIRLQNDPGNPVAQDMARAWRARGPEHHAAWERVAQVHDATGRILTEKRRRERRDSLGLSRRNLMVGAGLAIGAGGIGYGVAPELALKARADHMTGKAEVRNVTLPDGGAATLGPETAMVVDYGQAARRIELLAGMSYFDAPAGDAPFSVRTASLTAQTTLSAAFDVSNDAGILSASVARGAVEARSDGVPTGRTLRAGGWLIVDPASGGFDSGVREPDQIATWRDKVVVAEKETVAALVARIGRWVPGRIVMADPFIANLRVSGVFDLGHPQRALEAVVYPAGGRLRRISSFLTVVSPV; translated from the coding sequence ATGACCGACACGCAGCACGATCCGAGCCGCCTTATCGACGAAGCGATCGATCTGGTCATCCGGCTCCAGAACGATCCCGGCAATCCCGTCGCGCAGGACATGGCGCGCGCCTGGCGCGCGCGCGGGCCCGAGCACCACGCCGCCTGGGAGCGCGTCGCGCAGGTCCACGACGCCACGGGCCGCATTCTCACTGAAAAGCGACGCCGGGAGCGGCGGGACAGCCTGGGGCTCAGCCGTCGCAACCTGATGGTCGGCGCCGGACTCGCGATAGGAGCCGGTGGGATCGGTTACGGCGTAGCGCCGGAGCTGGCGCTGAAGGCGCGGGCCGATCACATGACGGGCAAGGCCGAAGTTCGGAACGTCACGCTGCCGGACGGCGGCGCTGCAACGCTCGGCCCCGAGACCGCTATGGTGGTCGACTACGGCCAAGCGGCCCGGCGGATCGAACTGCTCGCAGGCATGTCCTACTTCGACGCGCCGGCCGGCGACGCGCCGTTCTCGGTCCGGACCGCCTCGCTGACGGCGCAGACGACGCTCTCCGCCGCATTCGACGTCTCGAACGACGCCGGCATCCTGTCCGCATCGGTGGCGCGCGGGGCGGTGGAGGCGCGCTCCGACGGCGTCCCCACTGGTAGGACGCTGCGGGCGGGCGGGTGGCTGATCGTCGATCCCGCCTCCGGCGGCTTCGATTCCGGCGTTCGGGAGCCCGATCAGATCGCGACCTGGCGCGACAAGGTCGTCGTCGCCGAGAAGGAGACCGTGGCGGCCCTCGTCGCCCGCATCGGCCGCTGGGTTCCGGGCCGGATCGTGATGGCCGATCCCTTCATCGCCAACCTCCGCGTCAGCGGCGTGTTCGACCTCGGACATCCGCAGCGCGCCCTCGAGGCGGTCGTGTATCCGGCGGGTGGCCGGTTGCGCCGCATCTCATCGTTTCTGACGGTCGTGTCGCCGGTCTGA
- a CDS encoding sigma-70 family RNA polymerase sigma factor: MTWDVQALFRRHAQEIARSLRRRGLTEDCAADITQDTFVRVLATPPAETAETHNPRAYLHRVAHNLGVNHRRRERLLETTSLDADDAPDLVDSAPSPEASLHARQRLALTFGALAELPERTRRAFEMHRLGERTIAEIADELGLSTTRTWTLIRDAYRHLVDRVGEA; the protein is encoded by the coding sequence ATGACGTGGGACGTCCAAGCGCTGTTTCGCCGTCATGCGCAGGAGATAGCGAGATCTCTCCGGCGCCGCGGACTGACGGAGGACTGCGCCGCCGACATCACGCAGGACACCTTCGTCCGCGTGCTCGCGACGCCGCCTGCGGAGACGGCGGAGACCCACAATCCGCGGGCCTATCTGCACCGCGTCGCGCACAATCTTGGCGTCAACCACCGCCGCCGGGAGCGGCTGCTCGAAACCACCTCCCTGGACGCGGACGACGCGCCCGACCTTGTGGATTCGGCGCCGTCCCCGGAGGCGTCGCTTCACGCGCGGCAGCGCCTCGCCCTGACGTTCGGCGCGCTTGCGGAGCTTCCCGAACGCACGCGCCGCGCGTTCGAGATGCACCGCCTCGGCGAGCGGACCATCGCGGAGATCGCCGACGAACTCGGGCTTTCGACCACGCGAACCTGGACCTTGATCCGGGACGCCTACCGCCACCTCGTTGATCGGGTCGGCGAGGCTTGA
- a CDS encoding sulfite exporter TauE/SafE family protein, producing the protein MDLMIGILLFAAGVAGGVANAIAGGATLLTFPAMLAAGLPPIVANASNAVAVTPGHLVAAIADRRKLPRMDRRFALTTASAVIGGGLGAVALFVTPEKLFTLLVPGLIGLATFVFACGKRIQGALPKLADGGSRSPLLAASSIYGGYFGAGLGVMLLAILTVTGPEDARTTNAMKNLLASAVSVVTVAIFSTIGLVSWAATAVMLAGAVTGGLLGAKLVAVLPEHVVRTVVVITGICMTLIYGARYWL; encoded by the coding sequence ATGGATCTGATGATCGGTATCTTGCTTTTCGCCGCCGGCGTCGCGGGCGGCGTGGCGAACGCCATCGCCGGCGGGGCGACGCTCTTGACCTTCCCGGCCATGCTAGCGGCCGGCCTGCCGCCAATCGTCGCCAACGCGTCCAATGCCGTCGCCGTCACGCCCGGTCATCTGGTCGCGGCCATCGCCGACCGCCGAAAGCTTCCGCGCATGGACCGCCGTTTCGCACTCACGACCGCATCGGCGGTGATCGGCGGCGGTCTGGGCGCTGTCGCCCTGTTCGTCACCCCCGAGAAGCTGTTCACGCTGCTGGTGCCCGGCCTGATTGGCCTAGCTACTTTCGTCTTCGCTTGCGGCAAGCGCATCCAAGGCGCGTTGCCAAAGCTCGCGGACGGCGGCTCGCGCAGTCCGCTCCTTGCGGCAAGTTCGATCTATGGCGGCTATTTCGGCGCGGGGCTTGGCGTCATGCTGCTCGCCATTCTTACCGTCACCGGGCCCGAAGACGCTCGGACGACCAATGCCATGAAGAACCTTCTCGCCTCAGCGGTTAGCGTCGTGACGGTCGCGATCTTCTCCACCATCGGCCTAGTCAGTTGGGCAGCGACCGCGGTCATGCTGGCCGGAGCGGTCACAGGCGGCCTTCTTGGGGCAAAGCTGGTTGCGGTATTACCGGAACACGTCGTGCGGACTGTCGTCGTTATCACCGGGATCTGCATGACGCTGATTTACGGTGCTCGGTACTGGCTTTGA
- the adhP gene encoding alcohol dehydrogenase AdhP gives MPNMMKAAVARALGQPLVIEELPVPEPAPDQILVRIEATGVCHTDLHAVKGDWPVKPTVPFIPGHEGVGVVVGVGRSVKRVREGDRVGIPWLHTACGYCPHCRTGWETLCGEQRNTGYSVNGSFAEYALADPNYVGRIPDGLDWGPAAPILCAGVTVYKGLKETEVKPGEWVAVSGVGGLGHMAVQYAKAMGMHVAAIDVHPDKLDLAASLGADIALNAKEVDPGAELQKRIGGVHGVLVTAVSPAAFEQAFGVLRPHGTMALVGLPPGRFAMPIFDTVLKRITVRGSIVGTRQDLEEALEFAGDGAVAAHFSWDSLDNINTIFDRMEQGAIDGRIVVRTSA, from the coding sequence ATGCCGAACATGATGAAGGCCGCCGTCGCGCGCGCTCTCGGACAGCCTCTCGTCATCGAGGAGCTTCCTGTCCCGGAGCCCGCGCCGGACCAGATCCTTGTGCGGATCGAGGCCACGGGCGTCTGCCACACCGACCTTCACGCGGTGAAGGGCGACTGGCCCGTGAAGCCCACGGTTCCGTTCATCCCCGGCCATGAAGGCGTCGGCGTGGTCGTCGGCGTCGGGCGGTCGGTCAAGCGCGTGCGGGAGGGCGACCGGGTCGGGATCCCATGGCTGCACACCGCCTGCGGCTACTGTCCGCACTGCCGCACGGGATGGGAGACGCTCTGCGGCGAACAGCGGAACACCGGCTATTCCGTGAACGGCAGCTTCGCGGAATACGCCCTCGCCGATCCCAACTATGTCGGCCGCATTCCCGACGGGCTGGACTGGGGGCCGGCCGCGCCGATCCTGTGCGCGGGCGTCACCGTCTACAAGGGTCTCAAGGAGACCGAGGTGAAGCCCGGGGAATGGGTGGCGGTGTCGGGCGTCGGCGGCCTCGGCCACATGGCCGTGCAGTACGCCAAGGCGATGGGCATGCACGTCGCCGCCATCGACGTGCATCCGGACAAGCTCGACCTCGCCGCCTCGCTCGGCGCCGACATCGCCCTGAACGCCAAGGAGGTCGATCCGGGCGCCGAACTTCAGAAGCGCATCGGCGGCGTCCACGGCGTGCTGGTGACGGCGGTCTCGCCCGCCGCGTTCGAACAGGCCTTCGGCGTGCTGCGCCCACACGGCACCATGGCCCTGGTGGGACTGCCGCCCGGGCGGTTCGCGATGCCCATCTTCGACACGGTGCTCAAGCGCATCACCGTGCGCGGCTCGATCGTCGGCACCCGCCAGGACCTGGAGGAGGCGCTCGAATTCGCCGGCGACGGCGCGGTGGCCGCGCATTTCAGCTGGGACTCTCTCGACAACATCAACACCATCTTCGACCGCATGGAGCAGGGCGCCATCGACGGGCGGATCGTGGTGCGGACGAGCGCATGA
- a CDS encoding ABC transporter permease, with protein MRAANVLELGVKELRGLARDPMLLLLVVYAFTLSIYTASRAMPETLNRAAIAIVDEDQSPVSAQIATAFYPPLFTIPKLISQPEMDARMDAGLDTFALDIPPNFQRDLLAGRSPTIQLNIDATRMTQAFSGGGYVQSIVSGEVTAFLARNRAATTTPVDLALRARFNPELDKGWFGAISNVIQSITMLSIVLTGAALIREREHGTIEHLLVMPVTAVELMLSKIWSMGLVVLVASAVSLIFVVRWLLAVPIEGSIPLFLTATALHLFATTCLGVFLATVAGTMPQFGLLLMLVLLPLQVLSGGMTPRESMPEIIQILMVAAPNTHFVMLAQAILFRGAGLGVVWPHFAALLLIGTVLFALSLRRFRSFLR; from the coding sequence ATGCGGGCCGCCAACGTCCTCGAGCTCGGCGTGAAGGAGTTGCGCGGCCTCGCGCGCGATCCGATGCTCCTGCTCCTCGTCGTCTACGCCTTCACGCTCTCGATCTACACCGCCTCCCGCGCGATGCCCGAGACCCTGAACCGGGCGGCGATCGCGATCGTCGACGAGGACCAGTCGCCGGTCTCCGCACAGATCGCGACGGCGTTCTATCCGCCGCTGTTCACGATCCCGAAGCTGATCTCCCAGCCGGAGATGGACGCGCGGATGGACGCCGGGCTCGACACCTTCGCGCTCGACATCCCGCCGAACTTCCAGCGCGACCTGCTCGCGGGCCGATCGCCCACGATTCAGCTCAACATCGACGCCACGCGCATGACGCAGGCGTTCAGCGGCGGCGGCTACGTCCAGTCGATCGTCTCGGGGGAGGTGACGGCCTTCCTCGCGCGCAACCGGGCCGCGACCACGACCCCGGTCGACCTGGCCTTGCGCGCGCGGTTCAATCCGGAGCTCGACAAGGGATGGTTCGGCGCGATCAGCAACGTCATCCAGTCGATCACCATGCTGTCGATCGTGCTCACCGGAGCCGCGCTCATCCGCGAGCGCGAGCACGGCACCATCGAGCACCTGCTCGTGATGCCGGTGACCGCGGTCGAGCTTATGCTGAGCAAGATCTGGTCGATGGGGCTCGTAGTGCTCGTCGCCTCCGCCGTCTCCCTGATCTTCGTGGTCCGCTGGCTACTTGCCGTCCCGATTGAGGGCTCGATCCCGCTCTTCCTGACGGCGACGGCGCTGCATCTCTTCGCCACCACGTGCCTGGGCGTCTTTCTGGCGACCGTGGCCGGAACCATGCCCCAGTTCGGCCTGCTGCTGATGCTGGTGCTTCTGCCGCTGCAGGTGCTGTCCGGCGGCATGACGCCGCGCGAGAGCATGCCGGAGATCATCCAGATTTTGATGGTCGCGGCGCCCAACACCCACTTCGTCATGCTCGCGCAGGCGATTCTGTTTCGCGGCGCCGGGCTCGGCGTCGTGTGGCCGCACTTCGCGGCGCTGCTTCTGATCGGAACGGTCCTGTTCGCGCTGTCGCTCCGGCGCTTCCGGTCGTTCCTGCGGTGA
- the rbbA gene encoding ribosome-associated ATPase/putative transporter RbbA — protein MNAGAPVVALRDVTLVYGATRALDAVSLELPAGVMVGLIGPDGVGKSSLLSLVSGARAIQSGVVEALGGDMSDAKHRRRSCPRIAYMPQGLGKNLYPTLSVFENVDFFGRLFGHDRRERERRIAELLDSTGLAAFADRPAAKLSGGMKQKLGLCCALIHDPDLLILDEPTTGVDPLSRRQFWELIDEIRRGRPAMSVIVATAYMEEAERFDFLVAMDDGRVLATGSPAELKARASATTLDAAFIALLPEAKRRGHAEVVMPPRAAGIDEAAAIEAQALTMRFGDFTAVDRVSFRIPRGEIFGFLGSNGCGKSTTMKMLTGLLPASEGTARLFGREVDPNDMAVRRRVGYMSQAFSLYGELTVRQNLDLHARLFGMPPEAIPGRIDEMARRFDLTDVMETWPEALPLGVRQRLSLAVAMIHAPEILILDEPTSGVDPIARDNFWRILGELSRKDGVTIFVSTHFMNEAELCDRISLMHAGKVLISDTPAEIIRNRNAATLEEAFVAYLEDASGERPKSPALPPAQREAADGTVPRPPVPSVRHLFDLRRMFAYSRREALELRRDPIRAALAILGSVLLMFVIGYGVNLDVENLTFAVLDRDDTTISRDYVQQIAGSRYFVEQEPLRDYDDLDRRMREGALSLALEIPANFARDVTRGRSVQLGAWIDGAMPTRAETVRGYVQGMHASWLAEKARQLYGSAATVGDHQIAIRYRYNPDVRSIVAMVPAVIPLLLIMIPAMLAVLSVVREKELGSIINFYVTPVTRFEFLLGKQLPYIALGMLNFALLLGSAVFVFGVPLTGGLFAFASAALLYVTTTTGLGLLLSSFMSSQIAAIFGTALITLIPAVQYSGMTDPVSSLQGAGALIGQIYPTTYFITISRGAFSKALGFEELWSAFVPLAIAVPVVLGAAAAFLRKQAS, from the coding sequence ATGAACGCCGGCGCGCCTGTCGTCGCGCTTCGTGACGTCACGCTCGTCTACGGCGCGACGCGGGCGCTCGACGCCGTGTCGCTCGAGCTGCCAGCCGGCGTGATGGTCGGTCTGATCGGTCCGGACGGCGTGGGCAAGTCGAGCCTGCTGTCGCTCGTGTCCGGCGCCCGCGCGATCCAGTCCGGCGTCGTCGAAGCGCTCGGCGGCGACATGTCGGACGCAAAGCACCGGCGGCGGAGCTGCCCGCGCATCGCCTATATGCCGCAGGGCCTCGGCAAGAACCTCTATCCCACGCTGTCGGTGTTCGAGAACGTCGACTTTTTCGGCAGGCTGTTCGGCCACGACAGACGCGAGCGCGAGCGGCGCATCGCCGAACTGCTGGATAGCACCGGCCTTGCCGCCTTCGCCGATCGGCCCGCCGCCAAGCTTTCCGGCGGCATGAAGCAGAAGCTCGGCCTCTGCTGCGCGCTGATCCACGACCCGGACCTGCTCATCCTCGACGAACCCACCACCGGCGTCGACCCTTTGTCCCGCCGCCAGTTCTGGGAGCTCATCGACGAGATCCGCCGCGGCCGCCCAGCCATGAGCGTGATCGTCGCCACCGCCTACATGGAGGAGGCGGAGCGCTTCGATTTCCTGGTCGCGATGGACGACGGGCGCGTGCTGGCGACCGGCTCTCCGGCGGAGCTGAAGGCGCGCGCCTCGGCGACGACGCTGGACGCGGCCTTCATCGCCCTCCTGCCGGAAGCGAAGCGCCGAGGGCACGCGGAGGTGGTCATGCCGCCCCGCGCGGCCGGGATCGACGAGGCGGCCGCCATCGAGGCGCAAGCCCTGACCATGCGCTTCGGCGACTTCACCGCGGTGGACCGGGTCAGCTTCCGAATCCCCCGCGGCGAGATCTTCGGCTTTCTCGGCTCGAACGGCTGCGGCAAGTCGACCACCATGAAGATGCTGACCGGCCTGCTCCCGGCGAGCGAGGGAACGGCCCGCCTGTTCGGGCGGGAGGTCGACCCGAACGACATGGCCGTGCGCCGGCGCGTCGGATACATGAGCCAGGCGTTCTCGCTCTACGGCGAGCTGACCGTGCGGCAGAACCTCGACCTCCATGCGCGGCTGTTCGGCATGCCGCCCGAGGCGATTCCCGGTCGGATCGACGAGATGGCGCGGCGCTTCGATCTGACCGACGTCATGGAGACGTGGCCCGAGGCGCTTCCGCTCGGCGTGCGCCAGCGCCTGTCGCTCGCCGTCGCCATGATCCATGCGCCCGAAATCCTGATCCTGGACGAGCCGACGTCCGGCGTGGACCCGATCGCCCGCGACAACTTCTGGAGGATTCTCGGGGAGCTCTCGCGCAAGGACGGGGTGACGATCTTCGTCTCGACGCACTTCATGAACGAGGCGGAGCTCTGCGACCGGATCTCGCTCATGCACGCCGGCAAGGTCCTGATCAGCGACACCCCCGCCGAAATCATACGCAACCGGAACGCGGCCACCCTCGAGGAGGCTTTCGTCGCCTACCTCGAGGACGCGTCCGGCGAGCGACCGAAATCGCCTGCCCTTCCCCCGGCGCAGCGCGAGGCGGCGGATGGGACGGTCCCGCGACCCCCCGTCCCATCCGTCCGCCACCTCTTCGATCTTCGCCGCATGTTCGCCTACAGCCGACGGGAGGCGCTCGAGCTTCGGCGCGACCCCATTCGGGCGGCGCTCGCGATTCTCGGAAGCGTGCTTCTGATGTTCGTCATCGGCTACGGCGTGAACCTGGACGTCGAAAACCTGACCTTCGCCGTGCTCGATCGCGACGACACGACGATCAGCCGGGATTACGTCCAGCAGATCGCAGGATCGCGCTACTTCGTCGAGCAGGAGCCCCTGCGCGACTACGACGACCTCGACCGCCGCATGCGCGAGGGCGCGCTCAGCCTCGCGCTGGAGATTCCGGCGAACTTCGCGCGCGACGTCACGCGGGGCCGCAGCGTCCAGCTCGGCGCCTGGATCGACGGGGCGATGCCCACGCGCGCCGAAACCGTGCGCGGCTACGTGCAGGGCATGCACGCGAGCTGGCTCGCCGAGAAAGCCCGCCAGCTCTACGGCTCCGCGGCGACCGTCGGCGACCACCAGATCGCGATCCGCTACCGGTACAATCCCGACGTCCGCTCGATCGTCGCCATGGTCCCGGCGGTGATCCCGCTGCTGCTGATCATGATCCCCGCGATGCTCGCCGTCCTGAGCGTGGTGCGGGAGAAGGAGCTGGGCTCGATCATCAATTTCTACGTGACGCCGGTCACGCGGTTCGAGTTCCTGCTCGGCAAACAGCTCCCCTACATCGCGCTCGGCATGCTGAACTTCGCGCTGCTGCTCGGCTCCGCGGTGTTCGTCTTCGGCGTCCCGCTCACGGGCGGCCTCTTCGCCTTCGCCTCCGCCGCGCTGCTTTACGTAACGACGACGACCGGGCTCGGCCTGCTCCTCTCGAGCTTCATGAGCAGCCAGATCGCGGCGATCTTCGGCACCGCCCTCATCACGCTCATCCCCGCCGTGCAGTATTCCGGCATGACCGATCCGGTCTCGTCGCTGCAGGGCGCGGGCGCGCTCATTGGGCAGATCTACCCGACGACCTATTTCATCACGATCTCCCGCGGCGCGTTCTCGAAGGCTCTCGGCTTCGAGGAGCTGTGGTCGGCCTTCGTGCCGCTCGCCATAGCCGTTCCGGTCGTGCTCGGCGCGGCGGCGGCGTTTCTCCGGAAACAGGCGAGCTGA